In Vespula vulgaris chromosome 10, iyVesVulg1.1, whole genome shotgun sequence, the following are encoded in one genomic region:
- the LOC127067130 gene encoding uncharacterized protein LOC127067130, translating into MASMCGSSKSHPALTTSSYYRSGAYPYQSDYYFPPRSTWSRVTPHPTKKQNGNSTWKIGSAMLIISAMLVLIAVLAIAGLALWLGALRNDSKNAIVGFYCNFRVIKGERYNPMLKLNTSMVFRDKERKYKNIFELLFRRSVLSPAYKQTIIDKFENGTLKVFFRLYLDRRKIPRSITNIEDTIEDIIAKETYSLSSLFKDLELDLASINVKRISQEVTANQKQTNQQRNAMITKNGLLRPNRTSPLITGTKPKSKPTKIESSEPEIDFNNIPTIQGTYKATKINETMKNSTKVDVRIESNVKNVSKISQLDEVVKSTVSKIEDTTKLELTSAQPISTTTKQGTTSRIGTTTETVDLQKEVALSSIKVSSTTPNTTSVVLKDFHKPDFETSPWKPIVPAYVNTELKLLPETTVSTGISGIDSTIKSPSYDIQDQVIDSTNSKLPNRIPESLDPLNTRIDVPGMSTLDEEDIDFPHDRIVPEDMVNFRVNGKFKNKIPGLMDDGNVFTAPTPAAETFNRPSIEVSGQLPSETYDLRLSTSSELTKTDAAKQHYYQTIDQAQKIELVNSTNEAKESPSSTTSSVASRWNLQTTKSKPSLEEESDGVSGIGIAEPVPDVEENLETRSRFTGIEALDKEQNDALRDRKVDQRPIYTSYRSPDLSDSAVRPSLIENPGTLKPFRHTIPVDKITSAIASEDDNERLPLISPNQDTKVSSIVNTNDNKHIEKAEVKDKWITSMNIKEATEMINVDRESPSSESSVKIAKIELAEPTKPTKSNGGEMIDDEKVLKLGTTEIYSEMLHPPYNNGQKLIMKDEESKEVIPERLTSNVSRNSTFIEVDTVQHVPNQTDEESTNDFENENPANRGENLSGNAHLTTTSGTRKKIYNDTLKAYVVENLVTLAPAKSNTGVGRPIRPRPKIDNEKTMKTSEKTFANKNPVERLDETALLEQLFGLQGLERDNNKRNSNLSNGDLVDGNESNNGTNFPDNKNAHIEQIVEVVTSVSTKISSKQNPDRVVLRFVVTNSTSPPIIHSDSNTKSEKLSLENTEEKRSFKEENLNADPITIQTSDRKISTLEEDRFLLDKLKQLAEVRTHDKPIVKTLKNSSNVSLENPDSEIKEGSPSDDQRLLQNFDELKKIADVAMGNETLKNGSALFTLSRDGVRILTKIMNKVDDGLNRQVNLTSEENPEFMPDNCQGGGFQCNDGKCLPSSARCNMLGECPNSEDEASCTCADFLKAQLLHQKICDGTADCWDYSDEKDCDWCVEGQFVCGNSRYCVDQSKVCDGFRDCPTGEDEKKCAALIEEYVEDNKKVSDGLNDKSIILGSKNERDDVFVKSEDYSYDSETNRDVPFDQEAVESTLSKTTALPGSFDFPLSRETYGSVVETTILPDEPTNSPNLVSGREISLNLRNSLVDGTSFHAKEDSLITSTQGFRKELNGYNDKGYLNIRKNGKWGKLCINSTNNFRQEKQTTWSIEDLGRAVCKAITYQDYERVEKVLDENPSTGNSYYVLSFNEKPSDKTVLTFKPSNCPSGEVLKVKCKNLECGIRTQAPSQARIVGGGSSSAGSWPWQVALYKEGDYQCGGALINDKWILSAAHCFYRALDEYWVARIGATRRGSFPSPHEQLLRLDHIVLHPDYIDNGFINDIALLRLERSVTFSDYVRPVCLPQNEPKSGTTCTVTGWGQLFEIGRIFPDTLQEVQLPLISTEECRRKTIFLPLYRITSGMLCAGLKDGGRDACLGDSGGPLVCSGSDNKYTIHGITSNGYGCARPGRPGVYTKVHHYLSYIERIITSKNDVPSSIASCKGHRCPLGECLPKSRVCNGFLECSDGSDERDCTTTFR; encoded by the exons ATGGCTTCCATGTGTGGCAGCAGTAAAAGTCATCCGGCTTTGACTACCAGCAGCTATTACAGAAGCGGCGCTTACCCTTATCAA AGCGACTATTACTTTCCACCACGATCGACATGGTCAAGGGTAACGCCACATCcaacgaaaaaacaaaatggcaACTCGACGTGGAAGATCGGCAGCGCGATGCTGATAATCTCGGCGATGCTCGTCTTAATCGCGGTACTTGCGATCGCTGGACTTGCACTTTGGTTGGGTG CTTTGAGGAACGATTCGAAAAACG CGATCGTTGGATTCTATTGCAATTTCAGAGTAATTAAGGGAGAAAGGTATAATCCGATGTTGAAGTTGAACACGAGTATGGTGTTTcgagataaggaaagaaagtacaaaaatatt TTCGAATTATTGTTCAGGAGAAGCGTTTTGAGTCCAGCTTACAAGCAAACGATTATAGACAAATTTGAGAATGGTACTCTTAAGGTTTTCTTTAGGCTATACTTGGACAGAAGGAAGATACCGAGATCCATCACGAATATCGAGGATACGATCGAGGATATAATAGCGAAGGAAACTTATTCGTTGTCCTCTTTATTCAAGGATCTGGAATTAGATCTCGCCAGTATAAACGTCAAAC GAATAAGTCAGGAGGTCACGGCGAATCAGAAACAGACGAATCAGCAGAGAAACGCGATGATAACGAAAAATGGTCTCCTACGACCGAACAGAACGAGTCCCCTTATAACAGGCACTAAACCAAAGTCTAAACCAACGAAGATAGAATCTAGCGAACCTGAAAtcgatttcaataatattccAACGATTCAAGGAACTTACAAGGCGACGAAGATCAACGAAACTATGAAGAATTCAACTAAAGTAGATGTTAGGATCGAGTCCAATGTTAAAAACGTTAGTAAGATTTCGCAGTTGGACGAAGTTGTAAAAAGTACTGTTTCGAAGATCGAAGATACCACGAAATTAGAATTAACTTCTGCGCAACCAATTTCTACCACGACGAAGCAGGGAACAACGAGTAGGATCGGGACAACGACTGAGACCGTGGATCTTCAAAAGGAAGTTGCGTTATCTTCCATCAAAGTATCGTCTACTACTCCAAACACAACCAGTGTGGTCTTGAAAGATTTTCACAAGCCAGATTTTGAAACGTCACCTTGGAAACCAATAGTTCCTGCATACGTTAACACTGAACTCAAATTATTGCCGGAAACTACAGTATCGACAGGGATCAGTGGTATAGATTCGACTATCAAAAGTCCATCGTACGATATCCAGGACCAGGTCATTGACAGTACGAATTCAAAATTACCTAATCGAATTCCTGAAAGTTTAGATCCTTTGAATACGCGCATCGATGTACCGGGTATGAGCACACTGGACGAGGAAGACATCGATTTTCCGCACGACAGAATCGTACCCGAGGATATGGTGAATTTTAGGGTAAACGGTAAATTCAAGAACAAGATTCCAGGATTGATGGACGATGGTAACGTGTTTACAGCACCGACACCTGCGGCTGAAACTTTCAACAGACCGAGCATCGAAGTGTCTGGTCAATTACCATCCGAAACTTATGATCTACGATTGAGTACCTCTTCGGAATTAACAAAAACGGATGCTGCGAAACAACATTATTATCAGACGATCGACCAGGCTCAGAAAATAGAACTGGTGAACTCGACGAACGAGGCAAAGGAAAGTCCCTCGTCGACGACGAGTTCCGTAGCTTCCAGATGGAATCTTCAAACAACCAAATCTAAGCCTTCCTTGGAAGAGGAATCGGATGGTGTATCTGGAATCGGTATCGCTGAACCTGTTCCCGACGTAGAAGAAAATCTTGAAACGAGAAGTCGATTCACTGGGATCGAGGCACTCgacaaagaacaaaacgacgCTTTACGCGACAGAAAGGTCGATCAGAGACCGATTTACACGAGCTACCGAAGTCCCGATCTAAGTGATAGCGCAGTTAGGCCTAGCCTCATAGAAAATCCTGGAACTTTAAAACCCTTTCGACATACCATTCCTGTTGACAAGATTACATCGGCAATTGCTTCGGAAGATGATAACGAAAGACTTCCATTGATATCGCCCAATCAGGATACAAAAGTCTCATCGATCGTTAATACCAACGATAACAAACATATCGAGAAGGCAGAGGTAAAGGATAAGTGGATAACGTCAATGAATATCAAAGAAGCTACCGAAATGATTAACGTTGATCGAGAAAGTCCAAGTTCAGAGTCGTCTGTTAAAATCGCAAAAATTGAATTGGCCGAACCAACGAAACCAACGAAATCGAATGGCGGAGAAATGATAGATGACGAGAAGGTTCTTAAACTAGGTACGACCGAAATTTATTCGGAGATGTTACATCCACCTTATAACAATGGACAGAAATTGATCatgaaagacgaagaaagtaaagaagtTATACCGGAGAGGCTAACGTCAAACGTTTCGAGAAATTCTACCTTCATCGAAGTGGACACTGTGCAACATGTACCTAACCAAACGGACGAAGAAAGTACGaatgattttgaaaatgaGAATCCAGCGAATAGAGGAGAAAATCTTTCGGGTAACGCTCACTTGACTACTACATCAGGTACACGTAAAAAAATCTACAATGACACGTTGAAAGCCTACGTCGTTGAAAATTTGGTGACTTTAGCACCTGCTAAAAGCAACACTGGGGTTGGCAGGCCTATCAGGCCAAGACCTAAAATTGATAATGAGAAAACCATGAAAACTTCAGAAAAAACGTTCGCAAACAAAAATCCCGTGGAACGACTAGACGAAACAGCGTTACTGGAGCAATTGTTTGGTCTCCAAGGTTTAGAAAGAGACAACAACAAACGTAATTCCAATCTTTCGAACGGAGATCTCGTCGATGGTAACGAATCGAATAATGGAACAAATTTTCCCGATAACAAAAATGCTCACATCGAACAGATCGTCGAGGTTGTAACTTCAGTTAGTACCAAAATATCGTCCAAACAAAATCCTGATCGAGTCGTCCTCAGATTCGTCGTAACCAATTCAACTTCTCCTCCTATAATTCATTCCGATTCTAATACGAAATCGGAGAAACTCTCGTTAGAAAACACGGAAGAAAAACGTTCGTTCAAGGAAGAAAATCTAAACGCCGATCCGATAACGATACAAACTTCcgatagaaaaatttcgaCGTTAGAAGAGGATCGATTTCTTTTGGACAAATTGAAACAACTGGCGGAAGTAAGAACCCATGACAAACCTATCGTGAAGACCCTCAAAAATTCATCGAACGTTTCCCTAGAGAATCCGGATTCTGAAATTAAAGAGGGATCGCCGTCGGATGATCAAAGACTCTTACAAAATTTTGATGAATTGAAAAAGATCGCGGACGTAGCAATGGGAAACGAAACGTTGAAAAACGGCAGTGCCCTGTTCACGTTGAGTCGGGACGGCGTAAGGATTCTCACGAAGATAATGAACAAGGTCGACGATGGTTTAAATCGTCAAGTAAATCTAACGAGCGAAGAAAATCCTGAATTCATGCCTG ATAACTGTCAAGGGGGGGGCTTCCAATGCAACGACGGCAAATGTTTACCATCCAGTGCGAGATGCAATATGCTTGGCGAATGTCCGAATTCGGAAGATGAGGCCAGCTGTACTTGCGCGGATTTTTTGAAGGCACAACTACTACATCAAAAGATATGCGATGGTACAGCGGACTGTTGGGATTATTCCGACGAAAAAGATTGTG ATTGGTGTGTCGAGGGTCAGTTCGTTTGCGGTAACAGCAGGTACTGTGTGGATCAGAGCAAGGTTTGCGATGGTTTCCGAGACTGTCCTACTGGAgaggatgaaaagaaatgtGCTGCACTGATCGAGGAATACGTtgaggataataaaaaagttagtGACGGGTTAAATGATAAAAGCATTATTTTGGgaagtaaaaatgaaagggACGACGTCTTCGTCAAGTCGGAAGATTATTCGTACGATTCGGAAACCAATCGAGATGTCCCGTTCGATCAAGAAGCAGTGGAATCCACCTTATCGAAAACAACCGCCCTTCCTGGTTCCTTTGACTTCCCATTGAGCAGAGAAACTTATGGGTCTGTCGTAGAAACGACTATTTTACCGGACGAACCTACGAACTCTCCGAATCTCGTATCAGGAAGAGAAATATCTTTGAATTTGAGAAACAGTCTCGTTGACGGAACGTCTTTTCACGCGAAAGAAGATTCTCTGATTACCTCCACGCAAGGATTTAGAAAAGAATTGAATGGTTACAACGACAAGGGTTACttaaatattagaaagaaCGGAAAGTGGGGGAAACTTTGTATAAATTCGACGAACAATTTTCGTCAGGAAAAACAGACTACCTGGAGCATCGAGGATCTTGGTAGAGCAGTTTGCAAAGCAATCACGTATCA AGATTACGAGAGAGTCGAGAAAGTCCTGGATGAAAATCCATCGACCGGTAATTCTTATTACGTACTGTCATTTAACGAAAAACCGTCCGACAAAACCGTGTTGACCTTCAAACCGTCCAACTGTCCGAGCGGCGAAGTTCTCAAGGTCAAGTGCAAGAACCTCGAATGTGGAATAAGGACACAGGCTCCGTCGCAAGCCAG GATCGTCGGGGGCGGCAGTTCATCGGCAGGAAGCTGGCCGTGGCAAGTAGCTCTCTACAAGGAAGGTGATTATCAATGCGGAGGAGCTCTTATCAATGACAAATGGATTCTCTCTGCAGCCCACTGCTTTTATCG cgCTCTCGATGAATATTGGGTTGCGAGAATAGGTGCTACGAGAAGAGGAAGTTTTCCAAGTCCGCACGAGCAACTTTTACGGTTGGATCACATCGTCCTTCATCCGGATTACATCGACAACGGATTCATAAACGACATAGCTCTTCTCAGACTCGAAAGATCGGTTACGTTCAGTGATTACGTGAGACCGGTATGTCTTCCACAGAACGAACCAAAAAGTGGAACCACTTGCACTGTCACTGGTTGGGGACAATTGTTTGAGATCGGTAGAATATTTC CTGATACTTTGCAAGAAGTTCAATTACCTTTGATATCAACGGAGGAATGTCGAAGAAAAACAATCTTCTTACCATTGTACAGAATCACATCGGGAATGCTTTGTGCTGGATTAAAAGATGGCGGACGGGATGCATGTTTGGGTGACAGTGGTGGTCCTCTGGTTTGTTCAGGATCGGACAATAAATATACCATTCATG gtATCACGTCAAATGGGTATGGTTGTGCCAGACCCGGAAGGCCTGGCGTTTATACGAAAGTCCACCATTATCTATCGTACATCGAACGTATTATCACTTCGAAAAACGACGTACCATCCTCGATAGCCTCTTGTAAAGGACACAGATGTCCTTTGGGCGAATGCTTACCTAAATCCCGAGTGTGCAATGGATTCCTCGAATGTTCCGATGGTAGCGACGAACGTGATTGCACGACGACTTTCCGATAA
- the LOC127067143 gene encoding uncharacterized protein LOC127067143 → MRWQPGGNLEPVRIICETNWRQCMQAILRYVWTEIVTDVVDCLTTESTLWRIIAICIICIMLLRIFYVKRKWVNRPTPSKYILSRVGCKVDDLELKINILTYKLQYGTWPLPHQIQNSTLKKQLRNLRLTLSTSNDRKEWIKHILLR, encoded by the exons ATGCGGTGGCAGCCTG GTGGAAATCTGGAACCTGTGAGAATAATTTGCGAGACCAATTGGAGACAATGTATGCAAGCCATCTTGAGATACGTATGGACGGAAATTGTGACAGACGTGGTCGATTGTTTAACTACGGAATCAACATTGTGGAGG ATCATTGCCATCTGCATTATTTGCATAATGCTACTACGTATATTCTACGTCAAAAGAAAATGGGTAAACAGGCCTACTCCTAGCAAATACATTCTCAGTAGAGTCGGTTGTAAGGTCGACGACCTGGAATTGAAAATCAATATACTGACTTACAAGCTACAGTACGGAACATGGCCGCTTCCTCACCAAATTCAAAATTCCACGTTAAAAAAACAACTTCGTAATCTCAGACTGACGTTGTCAACTTCGAACGACCGTAAAGAATGGATCAAGCATATACTGCTCAGGTAA
- the LOC127067142 gene encoding uncharacterized protein LOC127067142 — protein sequence MNKSFDAKTGYFLPEKQQNVYATDQSDIKSWKTSSVESIKKTNPEGVHRRGLSKSENLGESRSVTRQLSLLPRKDSDYFWKKTRKQKRPRVSMSRSKITACDKYTESIVECKRFLKELKESNKKLELNCSSSAITNDSSSFQESWTDEKVISIL from the exons ATGAACAAATCATTTGACGCGAAAACAGGATACTTTCTACCCGAAAAGCAACAAAACGTTTATGCGACCGATCAAAGCGATATAAAATCTTGGAAAACTAGCAGTGTCGAATCTATAAA AAAAACTAATCCGGAGGGTGTCCATCGACGTGGACTTTCAAAGAGTGAAAATCTAGGAGAGTCACGCAGCGTTACGAGGCAACTTTCGTTGTTGCCACGGAAGGACAGCGATTATTTCTGGAAGAAGACACGAAAGCAAAAACGTCCGAGAGTTTCTATGTCACGATCGAAAATCACTGCTTGCGACAAATACACCGAGAGCATCGTGGAGtgcaaaagatttttaaaagagCTTAAGGAGAGTAACAAGAAGCTGGAACTCAACTGCAGTTCCTCGGCCATCACCAATGACTCTTCCTCGTTTCAAGAATCTTGGACCGACGAAAAGGTAATTTCTattctatga
- the LOC127067132 gene encoding uncharacterized protein LOC127067132, with protein sequence MDISNGLQIDRIKSNGLLSSLNSSIHDDLSNNLTMDEPTCILSQNNNVIEMSQIRLYQIKRKLESLDNVLRAYSMLDSCVTRNAERSKEKNNEIQAIYQNLVDTLDAIKLGIENINKTKRNKISFEVNAKEYSDKMLQTTSSDYELFESIDSEGNSSISMKSYTERLIEHPLDSAIVGKNQRSEKRSIKTDATFALSRSNHVIILDQESLLNDFQTQDKKELSSFPVSLEIDEDPSILSTNSSQLEISKDSDLENESTAMLIREALQCKKELLSRVKLHKFYSNVEVRKEREETTEKNFKDVDAAWLDTEKSFQSKLLDIITEESTSSCTDKTSRTYIFLQMKQSSEMSDGSSSSSNMEIDDEKQEDDNTKNEKITSETCNSSKEALPIVSSQYFSFNDLSILPKYQNIVFRKLPSDSKSSLAKKDKSIKSTNSLQGKRPYREVLATWDDDDIDDDRKRHCHRDDEEKNRLTSSKRLRKARSMPESFRKRGTNNVRRNINEVTLKTMRNINSMEWFGDTGNDEDTVLRKNENEGIISFGTDDLLSWNRITDSSSGGSIKYQFTIDNGSMTNLFSSKDSNLEICKKYSSNKEKDETVYNQDLSLRRRPGMLSFAQLKMNTLLTDENDIFKNPYFLGEKTLSEATCGETIELNLIPISVSIDSHESNLLAVTRSKIFDDLNKVSSTLRISYKNDLETGNVTEIIENDENVEPDKKEIQKIPDNGKSIVYISDRAMELADRNNDERKKVQRKWLFNETKRSNNVTSSRSNVITQKSSSYFTGDTSSSMSKIDFESCRISKSNISTNSSFKEINIQNDILESCIDSCINLLRKVETDKNESLQSIDVTSSECASNDNETSNKTSVSYIEANDCKSTNEVFVQKESNVKQLKNKSEGFIFDGSIQYKKPPVDEQSVKRNSRAINSNWTKYKKSNIDTKSKDSIKIERGTCSKRNLTSNNSQLQIKSNLSIIDGKDNAPNTTRSYTRPNSCNLSQERSRPHASSCKNDLSSRSAVFSQCDDRRSTKEEAKKDKAKFGKTETHSNHALSTPKSFSKSCIPILKSRLDARRMEYICRPKSPMRGPLTMTGLYRDKINNNDENVNEVNVIPTEGTSMNKKELQQHLDNSKTFETRFKTGSSKESTNVIDENCSNNASRERTIIYVNIINHHDHNVTRILDPEKFLEFTRKGVLVAQNVNELDAKLENNASSSSVIMAQEKDTLPKLVTIVSSVTNEADNDENDSNGTSSRHVFTGTLKNFWFVTIHQKEMEVSVKPSVTDTSTSMSDFLKISETMPVHEHQIFGMPKELSNEEYSYLFEILTRKQNLGHLKEIENLCQRLRLGNKNLE encoded by the coding sequence ATGGATATATCTAACGGTTTACAAATTGACAGGATCAAGAGCAACGGTTTGCTATCTTCGTTAAATTCAAGCATTCACGATGATTTATCGAATAACTTAACGATGGACGAGCCGACGTGTATCCTTTCTCAAAATAATAACGTCATAGAAATGTCCCAGATACGATTGTATCAGATCAAACGGAAATTGGAAAGTCTCGATAACGTTTTACGAGCATACAGCATGTTAGACTCTTGCGTTACGAGAAATGCCGAacgatcgaaggaaaaaaacaacgaGATCCAAGCGATTTATCAAAACCTCGTCGATACTCTCGACGCGATAAAACTAGGGATCGAGAATATCaacaaaacgaagagaaataaaatttctttcgaggTCAACGCTAAGGAATACAGCGACAAGATGTTGCAAACGACTAGCAGCGATTACGAATTATTTGAAAGTATCGATTCCGAGGGAAATTCCTCGATTTCCATGAAAAGTTATACCGAACGATTGATCGAGCATCCGTTAGACTCGGCGATCGTTGGTAAGAATCAACGAagcgagaaacgatcgattaaaaccGACGCAACGTTCGCGTTATCTCGATCCAATCACGTCATAATACTGGATCAAGAGTCTCTTCTGAACGATTTCCAAACGCAGGATAAGAAAGAATTATCAAGCTTTCCCGTTTCGTTGGAAATCGACGAGGATCCATCGATCCTTTCAACGAACTCCAGTCAATTGGAAATATCGAAAGACAGCGACTTGGAAAACGAGTCAACTGCGATGTTAATTCGGGAAGCTTTACAATGCAAGAAAGAACTTTTGTCGCGTGTCAAGTTGCACAAGTTCTATTCGAATGTCGAGGtcaggaaagaaagagaagaaactacGGAGAAGAACTTCAAGGACGTTGATGCTGCTTGGCTGGACACGGAGAAAAGTTTCCAGTCAAAGTTGTTGGACATCATTACCGAAGAATCTACCAGTAGTTGTACCGACAAAACTAGTAgaacttatatatttcttcagaTGAAGCAATCGAGCGAAATGTCCGACGGttcctcgtcatcgtcgaaCATGGAGATAGACGATGAAAAGCAAGAGGATGACAATacgaagaacgaaaagatTACGTCAGAGACGTGTAACTCGTCGAAGGAAGCTTTACCCATTGTCTCTTCCCAATACTTCAGTTTCAACGATCTCTCGATCCTTccgaaatatcaaaatattgttttccGAAAACTTCCGAGCGATTCTAAATCGTCTTTAGCTAAGAAAGATAAGTCGATAAAAAGTACAAATTCGTTACAGGGTAAAAGACCGTACAGGGAAGTCTTGGCGACAtgggacgacgacgacataGATGACGATCGAAAAAGGCATTGTCATCgtgacgacgaagaaaaaaatcgtttaacaTCTTCCAAGCGATTACGTAAAGCTAGAAGCATGCCTGAATCTTTTCGTAAAAGAGGAACTAACAACGTTCGAAGAAATATCAACGAAGTTACGTTGAAAACCATGAGAAACATAAATTCTATGGAATGGTTTGGGGATACAGGAAACGACGAAGATACTGTTCTTcgaaagaacgagaacgaaGGAATTATCTCATTTGGAACGGACGATTTATTGTCTTGGAATCGAATTACCGATTCGTCTAGCGGCGgaagtataaaatatcaatttacgATCGATAACGGAAGCATGACCAACCTTTTCTCATCCAAAGACTCGAATTTAGAAATTTGTAAGAAGTATTCGTCGAACAAGGAAAAGGATGAGACTGTCTACAATCAGGATTTATCGTTAAGAAGACGTCCGGGTATGCTTTCGTTCGCTCAATTAAAGATGAACACTTTACTGACCGATGAGAACGATATATTCAAGAATCCATACTTCCTCGGTGAGAAGACCCTGTCAGAAGCAACGTGTGGCGAGACCATCGAATTGAATCTAATTCCGATATCAGTGTCGATCGACTCGCACGAATCTAATCTTCTCGCGGTAACCCGCAGCAAAATCTTCGACGACCTGAACAAAGTCTCTTCCACATTGCGAATCTCTTATAAGAATGATCTAGAAACTGGTAACGTCACCGAGATCATCGAGAACGATGAGAACGTCGAACCTGACAAAAAGGAAATCCAAAAGATTCCGGATAATGGAAAAAGTATAGTTTATATTTCCGATCGTGCGATGGAACTCGCCGATCGCAacaacgacgaaagaaaaaaagttcaaAGAAAGTGGCTTTTCAATGAGACGAAGCGATCGAATAATGTAACGAGCtctcgatcgaacgtgatCACACAAAAAAGTAGCTCGTACTTCACGGGCGATACTTCGAGTTCCATGAGCAAGATAGATTTTGAATCTTGCCGGATATCCAAAAGTAATATCAGCACGAAttcttctttcaaagaaataaacattcaaaatgatatattGGAATCGTGCATAGACTCGTGCATCAATTTATTAAGGAAAGTAGAAACggataaaaatgaatcgttGCAATCGATCGATGTAACGTCGAGCGAATGCGCTTCGAACGATAATGAGACAAGTAACAAAACATCTGTTTCGTACATCGAAGCGAACGATTGCAAATCGACTAATGAAGTTTTCGTGCAAAAAGAGTCGAACGTGaaacaattgaaaaataaatccgAAGGATTCATATTCGATGGAAGCATCCAGTACAAGAAACCACCTGTTGACGAGCAAagcgtaaaaagaaattcgcgtgcgattaattcgaattggaccaaatataaaaaatcaaacatCGATACGAAATCGAAAGATTCGATAAAGATAGAACGTGGGACGTGTTCGAAGAGAAACCTAACGAGTAATAATTCTCAGcttcaaataaaaagtaatttaagtATAATCGATGGCAAAGATAACGCACCAAATACTACAAGATCTTACACGAGGCCGAACAGTTGCAATCTATCTCAAGAAAGATCTCGACCTCACGCGAGTTCTTGCAAAAACGATTTGTCGTCTCGCTCTGCCGTTTTCTCGCAATGCGATGATCGAAGATCGACGAAGGAGGAAGCGAAGAAAGACAAAGCTAAATTCGGCAAAACGGAAACGCATTCTAATCACGCGCTGTCCACTCCGAAGTCATTTTCGAAATCTTGCATACCCATATTGAAAAGTCGATTGGATGCACGAAGAATGGAATATATATGTCGGCCGAAAAGTCCGATGAGGGGACCCTTAACGATGACAGGATTATacagagataaaataaataataacgatgagaACGTCAACGAAGTCAACGTGATTCCGACGGAAGGTACttctatgaataaaaaagaattgcagCAACATCTGGATAACAGTAAAACGTTCGAGACGAGATTTAAAACGGGATCATCCAAAGAAAGTACGAACGTCATCGATGAAAATTGTAGCAATAACGCGTCTCGCGAACGGACGATAATATAcgtgaatataattaatcatcaCGATCACAATGTGACAAGAATATTGGATCCTGAAAAATTTCTCGAGTTTACGAGAAAAGGAGTACTCGTTGCGCAAAACGTAAATGAGCTGGACGCAAAATTAGAGAACAATGCGTCGTCGTCTTCCGTAATAATGGCGCAGGAAAAAGATACCTTGCCGAAACTCGTAACCATCGTGTCCTCCGTCACGAACGAGGCCGATAACGACGAAAACGATTCCAACGGTACGTCCAGTCGGCATGTATTCACCggtacattaaaaaatttctggTTTGTTACCATTCAccaaaaagaaatggaagttTCGGTGAAGCCGTCCGTTACGGACACGAGCACGTCGATGTCcgactttttaaaaatcagcGAAACAATGCCGGTGCACGAGCATCAAATATTTGGAATGCCAAAGGAATTAAGCAACGAGGAGTATTCTTACTTGTTCGAAATTCTTACCCGGAAACAAAATCTCGGCCATTTAAAGGAGATTGAAAACTTGTGCCAGAGACTTAGGctaggaaacaaaaatttagaGTGA